A window of the Nibribacter ruber genome harbors these coding sequences:
- a CDS encoding TonB-dependent receptor, with amino-acid sequence MKLAHRLFSLFFLFIAFAASAQNTGRITGVVRDKNTQEPIIGATVSLEQTTLGVATDAQGRYRLENVPTGNYNLKATYLGYEPITRYNIPVTSGNALTLNLDLAPSQTQLQAVDVTVDRSIRVATVETPLSVQSLSSEEIKSNPGGNFDISRVIQTLPGVAGAGSTGAGFRNDIVIRGGGPGENVFFLDGIEIPVINHFSTQGSSGGPQGILNVSFIEDVTLSTSAFDAKYDNALSSVFQFKQKEGNPDRLQGNVRLSATELAGTLEGPLAPKTTFLASARRSYLQLLFKAIDLPIRPNYWDFQYKVTHQLNDKTTLTALGIGAIDEFSFAVPKESSPEKEYALRSNPLINQWNYTVGASLKRSLDNGFVQVSISRNVFENRLDRFEDAQYGDETRRIFKSRSQEKENKLRVDVNQFNGGWKFSYGAMAQYVGYDNLFFSQLRPEVRDQNGTVLQPREVLDFNTNLNFWRYGVYGQASRSFLQDKLSLSLGVRSDMNSFTKEGRNPLETLSPRLSGSYALTERWKLNGSVGTYYRLPIYTVLGFQNAGGDYANKDSDYIRATHYVAGVEFLPGIANRITVEGFYKRYAHYPVSLRDGVSLANQGIEFGAIGNEAVASVGKGRAYGAEFFFQQKLTRGLYGLFSYTLVRSEFTGLNDENYVASAWDNRHLVSALLGWQFGKNWELGGKYRFAGGSPYTPFDLEASQQNYASLGTGLLDYDRLNSLRLRSFQQLDVRLDKKWNYKRTTLDVYVDIQNIFRFKGPSLPQYTFQRNADNTGFATTDGQPLQPNGSNAIPLILDEDDVTFLPSIGFVLEF; translated from the coding sequence ATGAAGCTTGCCCACCGTTTATTTTCTCTGTTTTTCTTGTTTATAGCTTTTGCCGCCTCGGCCCAGAATACCGGCAGAATTACCGGCGTGGTGCGGGACAAGAACACCCAGGAGCCCATCATTGGCGCCACGGTTTCATTGGAGCAGACTACCTTGGGCGTGGCCACAGATGCGCAGGGCCGCTACCGTCTGGAGAACGTGCCCACAGGGAACTACAATCTAAAAGCCACCTACCTGGGCTATGAGCCCATCACCCGCTACAACATACCGGTTACCTCGGGCAATGCCCTCACCCTGAACCTGGACCTGGCACCCAGCCAAACCCAGCTGCAGGCGGTAGACGTGACCGTGGACCGGTCCATTCGCGTGGCCACGGTAGAAACGCCCTTGTCTGTGCAGAGCCTGAGTAGTGAGGAAATCAAGAGCAACCCCGGTGGCAACTTTGACATTTCGCGCGTCATCCAAACGCTGCCAGGCGTGGCCGGGGCGGGTAGCACGGGCGCCGGTTTTAGAAACGACATTGTGATACGGGGTGGTGGCCCGGGCGAGAACGTCTTCTTTCTGGACGGCATTGAGATACCGGTCATCAACCATTTTTCTACCCAGGGTAGCAGCGGCGGTCCGCAGGGCATCTTGAACGTGTCTTTTATTGAAGACGTGACCCTGAGCACCAGCGCCTTTGACGCAAAGTATGACAACGCCCTTTCCAGCGTGTTCCAGTTCAAGCAGAAAGAAGGTAATCCAGACAGGCTACAGGGCAACGTACGCCTGAGCGCCACGGAACTGGCTGGTACCTTGGAAGGTCCGCTGGCACCCAAGACCACGTTTCTGGCCTCGGCGCGGCGGTCGTATCTGCAATTGCTGTTCAAAGCCATTGATCTGCCCATTCGGCCCAACTACTGGGATTTTCAGTACAAGGTCACGCATCAGCTGAATGACAAAACCACGCTTACCGCGCTGGGCATTGGCGCCATTGACGAGTTCAGTTTTGCCGTGCCCAAGGAGAGCTCCCCGGAGAAGGAATACGCCCTGCGCTCCAACCCGCTCATTAATCAATGGAACTACACCGTGGGTGCCAGCCTGAAACGCTCTCTGGACAATGGCTTTGTGCAGGTGTCTATTAGCCGAAATGTGTTTGAGAACCGTCTGGACCGTTTTGAGGATGCACAGTACGGAGACGAGACCCGCCGAATCTTCAAAAGCCGCTCGCAGGAGAAAGAAAACAAGCTTAGAGTAGACGTAAACCAGTTCAACGGCGGCTGGAAGTTCTCTTACGGCGCCATGGCCCAATACGTAGGCTATGACAACCTGTTCTTCAGCCAACTACGCCCCGAGGTACGGGACCAGAACGGCACCGTCCTGCAACCCCGCGAGGTTCTGGATTTCAACACTAACCTCAATTTCTGGCGATATGGTGTGTACGGTCAGGCTTCGCGCAGCTTTTTACAAGACAAGCTGAGTCTTTCCCTGGGCGTGCGCAGCGACATGAACTCGTTTACCAAGGAGGGCAGAAATCCGCTGGAAACCCTTTCGCCGCGTCTTTCTGGGTCGTATGCCTTGACGGAGCGCTGGAAACTGAACGGCTCTGTGGGGACGTATTACCGCCTGCCCATTTACACGGTGCTGGGTTTCCAGAATGCTGGGGGGGATTATGCCAACAAAGACAGTGATTACATAAGGGCCACGCATTACGTGGCGGGGGTGGAGTTTCTGCCGGGCATTGCCAACCGCATCACCGTGGAGGGTTTTTACAAGCGCTACGCCCATTACCCAGTCTCCTTGCGTGATGGCGTGTCACTGGCCAACCAAGGCATTGAGTTCGGGGCGATTGGGAACGAGGCCGTGGCCAGCGTGGGCAAGGGAAGGGCCTACGGCGCCGAGTTTTTCTTTCAACAGAAGCTCACTCGCGGTCTGTACGGCCTGTTCTCTTATACTTTGGTACGAAGCGAGTTCACCGGCTTGAACGACGAAAACTACGTCGCCTCGGCGTGGGACAACCGTCACTTGGTATCTGCGTTGCTGGGCTGGCAGTTTGGCAAGAACTGGGAGTTGGGCGGCAAGTATCGTTTTGCCGGTGGTTCGCCGTACACGCCGTTTGACTTGGAAGCCTCGCAACAGAACTACGCCTCTCTGGGTACCGGCCTGCTGGACTATGACCGCCTGAACTCCCTTCGCCTGCGGTCTTTCCAACAACTGGACGTGCGCCTGGACAAGAAATGGAACTACAAACGCACCACCCTAGACGTGTATGTAGACATCCAGAACATCTTCCGGTTCAAAGGCCCGTCCCTTCCGCAATATACCTTCCAACGCAACGCAGACAACACCGGCTTCGCCACCACCGACGGCCAGCCCCTGCAGCCCAACGGCTCCAACGCCATTCCCTTGATTCTGGATGAAGATGACGTGACGTTCCTGCCTTCTATTGGGTTTGTGCTGGAGTTTTAA
- a CDS encoding Pycsar system effector family protein produces MAEKTENKFSELDSPKVKRPKKGTETMFRVTATNQMRLSDMADNKAHILLTINSIIVSIVVSLLLRKLGTEPNLLIPTICFLITCLVTIVSAILVTMPRITEGSYSREDIMNRKVNLLFFGNYHSMRYEDYEEGIKTMMKDPDFLYTSMIKDNYSLGLVLESKYRRLRFSYMFFMIGFIISVLTFVVAEIISTPL; encoded by the coding sequence ATGGCAGAGAAAACAGAGAACAAGTTTTCTGAACTAGATTCCCCTAAAGTAAAGCGGCCCAAAAAAGGTACCGAGACCATGTTTAGGGTCACGGCCACCAACCAGATGCGCCTAAGCGACATGGCCGACAACAAGGCGCACATTCTGCTCACCATCAATTCCATCATCGTCTCCATTGTAGTTTCCCTGCTGCTGCGCAAACTGGGCACAGAACCCAACCTGCTCATTCCTACCATCTGTTTTTTGATTACCTGCCTGGTGACCATCGTGTCTGCCATTCTGGTGACCATGCCTCGTATTACCGAAGGCTCTTACTCAAGGGAGGACATCATGAACCGAAAGGTGAATCTGCTGTTCTTCGGGAACTACCACAGCATGCGCTATGAGGATTATGAGGAAGGGATCAAAACCATGATGAAAGACCCAGATTTTCTCTACACCAGCATGATCAAAGACAACTACAGCCTAGGGCTTGTCTTGGAGAGCAAATACCGCCGGCTGCGTTTCTCCTATATGTTTTTCATGATTGGCTTCATCATCTCTGTGCTCACCTTCGTGGTGGCAGAGATCATCAGTACGCCGCTGTAA
- a CDS encoding endonuclease III domain-containing protein, translated as MSELAHSLSPKDKAWQVHLRLNDVFGRLPTYPRRDPMRELISTMLSHRTTHANEEKAYFQMLEKFPTWQQVMDAPVEELADALSPAEFPGAKAVNIQKTLRIIQQTHPDFNLAFLEQMEVAPAMDWLMALPGVGLKTATLVLLFNFHKPVLPVDTHVHRISQRVGLIGAKVTHDKAHAILLEMFPADADVLYNFHRHMLKHGQKVCTFHHPKCEACALQNLCNYYAEVRSKGIDK; from the coding sequence ATGTCTGAACTGGCCCACTCCCTTTCGCCCAAAGACAAAGCCTGGCAGGTACACCTACGATTAAACGATGTGTTTGGACGTCTGCCCACCTACCCCCGGCGGGATCCCATGCGCGAACTCATCTCTACCATGCTGAGCCACAGGACCACGCATGCCAATGAAGAGAAGGCGTATTTTCAAATGCTGGAGAAGTTCCCCACCTGGCAGCAGGTCATGGACGCCCCGGTAGAGGAGCTGGCAGACGCCCTTTCCCCGGCTGAATTCCCGGGAGCCAAGGCGGTGAACATCCAGAAGACCCTGCGCATCATTCAGCAGACGCACCCAGACTTCAACCTGGCGTTTCTGGAGCAGATGGAGGTGGCCCCCGCCATGGACTGGCTCATGGCCTTGCCGGGCGTGGGGCTCAAGACGGCCACGCTGGTGCTGTTGTTCAACTTTCATAAACCGGTATTGCCCGTAGACACGCATGTGCACCGCATCAGTCAGCGGGTGGGGTTGATTGGTGCCAAGGTCACGCATGACAAGGCCCACGCTATTCTGCTGGAGATGTTTCCGGCAGACGCAGACGTGCTCTACAACTTCCACCGCCACATGCTCAAACACGGCCAGAAGGTCTGCACTTTCCACCATCCCAAATGCGAAGCCTGCGCCCTCCAGAACCTGTGTAATTATTATGCAGAAGTGCGTAGCAAAGGCATTGACAAGTAA
- a CDS encoding DUF2238 domain-containing protein: MPYSFALDPERTHFRKNLLLIVYVLVFLGYWAYTGFNTPDLKNWWLENTLTFSAIILLAAFYRHFQFSDFSYTCMFLFLMLHVYGSQYTYSENPFGYWVKDELGLARNHYDRLVHFGFGFLLAYPMYEVFRHLTKMRPLFAFLLPIELTISMGAFYELIEWAVADVFFPAQGMAYLGTQGDVWDAQKDIAIAMLGAAITMGSVFLGSRFSTK, from the coding sequence ATGCCCTATTCCTTTGCCCTTGACCCTGAACGCACCCATTTCAGGAAGAACCTTTTGTTGATTGTGTATGTGCTGGTTTTCCTGGGTTACTGGGCCTACACCGGCTTTAACACCCCAGACCTCAAGAACTGGTGGCTGGAGAACACGCTCACTTTTTCAGCCATTATTCTGTTGGCGGCGTTTTACCGGCACTTTCAGTTCTCAGACTTCAGCTATACCTGCATGTTCCTGTTCTTAATGCTGCACGTGTACGGGAGCCAGTACACCTACTCAGAAAATCCGTTTGGATATTGGGTGAAGGATGAATTGGGCCTGGCGCGCAACCATTATGACCGGCTGGTCCACTTCGGGTTTGGGTTTCTGCTGGCCTACCCCATGTATGAGGTCTTCAGGCATTTGACCAAGATGCGTCCTTTGTTTGCCTTCCTGCTGCCCATTGAGCTGACCATTAGCATGGGAGCCTTCTATGAACTGATTGAGTGGGCCGTGGCCGATGTCTTTTTCCCGGCGCAAGGCATGGCCTACCTGGGCACCCAGGGCGATGTTTGGGACGCGCAGAAAGACATTGCCATAGCCATGCTGGGGGCGGCCATCACCATGGGATCCGTTTTCCTGGGCAGTAGATTCTCTACTAAATAA
- a CDS encoding TonB-dependent receptor has product MRFPFLASLVACFLVLIPFLGTAQTSSDSLITARYEQAPLQTILSDLEKKTPLRFYYQSQWLQDIKVTAVFDRTPLPEVLRKSLEGTTLEFIQYHPFAIVIKPAGFVQPVLATKDSQGRPLNRVQVGSPQNASKAAKVTLRGRLVHSKTGEGVAGATVAVTAMKAGAMSDANGDYELSLPVGEHLVSYRVVGLMPEERIVALYNSGKVDVTLYENAVALNEVQINSERLTDQNVNSIEMGVNKLDMGVVRKMPTFMGEADVVKAVMLLPGVSSVGEGSGGFNVRGGSTDQNLVLMGGVPVYNPSHLFGFFSVFNPDAVQDVTLYRGGIPAQFGGRLSSVLDVKQKEGNKNKLTGKGALGPVTSRLVLEGPLGASKNTTFLVAGRVSYLDWFLKRLKDEQLRRSSASFYDITAQVNHQLGAKDKISIGGYYSSDAFGFTKDSLYNWQNIGASVKHTHTFSEKWVGSLSGVISKYSFEATDELASRASSFKNGLWSVEVKPELTYYAGKHQITAGFQGTRYEFQPGILAATSEESSVNGSALPYQQSMEGALYLSDEYTISPRWSAMVGLRFSSFWNIGPGDVYVYAPGETKRIRTIQDTLHFDAGQTIARYSGLEPRVSLKFSITENNSLKAGYQRMRQYIHLVSSTVGISPIDFWQTSNSFIQPQVGDQYSLGYFHNFLDNALEFSIEGYYKDIQNQLDYKEGADLWLNPAVEADLLAGKGRTYGAEVLLSKKSGRFTGWTSYTYARSQIKVASERPEEEINKGEWYSSNHDKPHTFNLVTAWQMNRRVALTSNFTYSTGRPTTAPIGQYLNDGRIIPIYGPRNQARIPDYHRLDLSLTIETNHKKDKKWEGRWNFSVSNVYGRKNAYSVFYRHEKFSVPKPYKLSVVGIPLPSISYEFKF; this is encoded by the coding sequence ATGCGCTTCCCCTTTTTAGCTTCCCTTGTCGCTTGCTTTCTAGTACTTATCCCGTTTCTGGGAACCGCCCAAACCTCTTCAGATTCTTTGATTACCGCGCGGTATGAGCAGGCACCGTTGCAGACTATTTTATCAGACCTGGAGAAGAAGACGCCGCTACGGTTCTACTACCAGAGCCAATGGTTGCAAGACATTAAGGTAACCGCCGTGTTTGACCGTACACCCTTACCAGAGGTGTTGCGCAAATCTCTGGAAGGTACCACCCTGGAGTTTATTCAGTATCATCCTTTCGCCATCGTGATAAAGCCGGCGGGTTTCGTACAGCCGGTGCTGGCCACCAAAGACAGCCAGGGCCGGCCTTTGAACCGAGTGCAGGTGGGCAGTCCGCAGAATGCTTCCAAAGCTGCTAAAGTGACCTTGCGCGGGCGTCTGGTCCATTCCAAAACAGGAGAAGGCGTGGCCGGTGCCACCGTGGCAGTAACAGCCATGAAAGCAGGTGCCATGTCAGACGCCAACGGAGACTATGAACTTAGTTTGCCGGTGGGGGAGCACCTGGTGTCTTACCGCGTAGTGGGCCTCATGCCTGAAGAGCGCATTGTAGCTCTCTACAACAGCGGCAAGGTAGACGTGACCCTGTATGAAAACGCCGTGGCCTTAAATGAGGTCCAGATCAACTCAGAACGCCTCACCGACCAGAATGTGAACAGCATAGAAATGGGGGTGAACAAGCTGGACATGGGTGTGGTGCGCAAGATGCCTACCTTCATGGGCGAGGCAGATGTGGTGAAAGCCGTCATGCTCCTGCCAGGCGTAAGCTCGGTGGGGGAAGGCTCTGGCGGCTTTAACGTACGCGGCGGCAGCACTGACCAAAACCTGGTTTTGATGGGCGGCGTGCCAGTGTACAATCCCAGCCACTTGTTCGGGTTTTTCTCTGTGTTCAACCCAGACGCGGTGCAGGACGTGACCTTGTACAGAGGCGGTATTCCTGCTCAGTTTGGCGGTAGATTGTCTAGCGTGCTGGATGTAAAGCAAAAGGAAGGCAACAAGAACAAACTGACCGGCAAAGGTGCCCTTGGCCCCGTAACCAGCCGGTTGGTGCTGGAAGGCCCGCTGGGTGCTTCTAAGAATACCACGTTTCTGGTAGCCGGCCGGGTTTCTTACCTGGACTGGTTCCTGAAACGATTAAAGGACGAGCAGTTGCGCAGAAGCAGTGCCTCTTTCTATGACATAACCGCCCAGGTCAACCACCAATTGGGCGCCAAAGATAAAATATCCATTGGCGGCTATTATAGCAGCGATGCCTTCGGGTTTACCAAAGACAGCTTGTATAACTGGCAGAACATTGGCGCTTCTGTCAAGCACACGCATACGTTCAGTGAGAAATGGGTGGGCTCTCTGAGTGGCGTGATCAGCAAGTACAGCTTTGAGGCTACAGATGAGCTGGCGTCACGGGCTTCTTCGTTCAAGAACGGTTTGTGGTCTGTAGAAGTGAAACCAGAACTGACGTATTACGCCGGCAAGCACCAGATTACGGCAGGTTTTCAGGGCACGCGGTATGAGTTTCAGCCGGGCATTCTGGCGGCTACTTCAGAGGAATCGTCGGTGAACGGTTCTGCCTTGCCCTACCAGCAATCCATGGAAGGCGCCTTGTACTTGAGCGATGAATATACCATCAGTCCGCGGTGGAGCGCCATGGTAGGACTCAGGTTCTCTTCTTTCTGGAACATTGGCCCCGGCGATGTGTACGTGTATGCTCCCGGTGAGACCAAGAGAATCAGAACCATCCAAGACACATTGCATTTTGACGCGGGCCAGACCATTGCCAGGTATTCAGGCCTGGAGCCGCGGGTATCCCTGAAGTTCAGCATTACAGAGAACAACTCCCTGAAGGCCGGTTACCAGCGCATGCGCCAGTACATTCACCTGGTGTCTAGTACAGTGGGCATCTCGCCGATAGATTTCTGGCAGACCAGCAATTCCTTCATTCAGCCGCAGGTAGGAGACCAGTACTCCTTGGGCTACTTCCATAATTTCTTAGACAACGCCCTGGAATTCTCCATTGAAGGGTATTACAAAGACATTCAAAACCAGTTAGACTACAAAGAAGGCGCAGACCTTTGGCTGAACCCAGCGGTGGAGGCAGACTTGTTGGCGGGCAAGGGACGCACGTATGGGGCAGAGGTACTGCTCTCTAAGAAAAGCGGCAGATTCACCGGCTGGACCAGCTACACCTATGCTCGCTCCCAAATTAAAGTAGCCTCTGAACGTCCGGAAGAAGAGATTAACAAAGGAGAGTGGTACTCCAGCAACCATGACAAGCCCCATACCTTTAACCTGGTGACGGCCTGGCAGATGAACCGACGGGTGGCCCTTACTTCTAATTTCACCTACAGCACCGGCCGGCCAACCACGGCACCAATTGGGCAGTACCTCAACGATGGTCGTATCATTCCCATCTACGGTCCGCGCAACCAGGCCCGCATTCCAGACTATCACCGCCTTGATCTGTCCCTGACCATTGAGACCAACCACAAGAAAGACAAGAAGTGGGAGGGCCGCTGGAACTTCTCCGTGAGCAACGTGTACGGCCGTAAGAACGCCTATTCTGTGTTCTACCGCCATGAGAAATTCTCCGTGCCTAAGCCCTACAAGCTGTCTGTGGTAGGCATTCCGTTACCGTCTATTTCATATGAATTTAAGTTTTAA
- a CDS encoding gamma carbonic anhydrase family protein — translation MPVILPVKGVSPAWGEACFIAPNATIVGDVQMGDQCTVWFNAVIRGDVHQIRIGNKTNIQDGAVIHCTYQKAPTTIGNNVSIGHNALVHGCTVEDNVLIGMGSIVMDNAVVQKHCIIAAGAVVLENTICESGHIYAGVPAKKVKALAPEQIAAMAKTADNYVLYASWFQEGEDAV, via the coding sequence ATGCCTGTAATCTTACCTGTAAAAGGAGTTTCGCCCGCCTGGGGCGAGGCCTGTTTCATTGCCCCCAACGCCACCATAGTAGGCGATGTGCAGATGGGCGACCAGTGCACCGTCTGGTTCAACGCCGTGATCAGGGGAGACGTGCATCAGATCCGCATCGGGAACAAGACCAACATCCAGGACGGGGCCGTCATTCATTGCACCTACCAGAAAGCGCCCACCACCATTGGCAACAACGTGAGCATTGGCCACAACGCGCTGGTGCACGGCTGCACCGTAGAAGACAATGTGCTCATTGGCATGGGTTCTATTGTTATGGACAACGCCGTGGTACAAAAGCACTGCATCATTGCCGCCGGGGCCGTGGTTCTGGAAAACACCATCTGCGAAAGTGGCCATATTTACGCTGGTGTGCCTGCCAAAAAAGTGAAAGCCCTGGCCCCGGAACAAATTGCCGCCATGGCCAAAACCGCCGACAACTATGTGCTGTACGCCAGCTGGTTCCAGGAAGGAGAAGACGCCGTTTAA
- a CDS encoding DUF4249 domain-containing protein: protein MNLSFKYRMSQKMKSLYTWFLLALPLWLAGCVEPVELKMPDNEKLMTISGLITTDPGPYYIYINMSSPYGGNLSIIDNSVKNATVTIQDELGNIEVLSQYQFGIYRTRAGASGIRGRVGGTYTLTVNLQDGRTYASKAEVMPAVPALASVKSAYVEKTVIENDNELPDDRFELTAQFQDAAGERNFYRWDWTGVYEVATQPWEYTETDIRTGRLVSKPKSCCTTCWVKDTVSAIRVSDDRLFNGNFVQSQQVATIPVTPQTLNIRYRVEIRQYSLSETAYDYWRVMEMQTAKTGSVLDPPPANAKSNLYNVNDPEEMVIGYFGASAVSRQVVNLNRSDVPNPPPLLDYDDDCRVILNSTTIRPSFW, encoded by the coding sequence ATGAATTTAAGTTTTAAGTACCGCATGAGCCAGAAAATGAAATCTTTGTATACATGGTTCTTGTTGGCGCTGCCCCTGTGGCTGGCCGGCTGCGTAGAACCCGTGGAGTTGAAAATGCCGGACAATGAGAAACTGATGACCATCTCTGGACTCATCACCACAGACCCGGGCCCATATTACATCTACATCAACATGAGTTCTCCCTACGGAGGCAATCTTTCCATCATTGACAACTCGGTGAAGAATGCCACGGTGACCATTCAAGATGAACTTGGTAACATTGAAGTGCTTAGCCAATACCAGTTTGGGATTTACAGAACCAGAGCCGGGGCCTCTGGCATACGTGGCCGCGTGGGCGGCACTTACACACTTACCGTGAACCTGCAAGACGGCCGTACCTACGCCTCAAAGGCAGAAGTAATGCCGGCCGTGCCTGCTCTTGCATCGGTGAAAAGCGCCTATGTGGAGAAAACAGTTATAGAAAATGATAATGAATTGCCAGACGATCGCTTTGAGCTTACCGCCCAGTTTCAAGATGCGGCCGGCGAGCGTAACTTCTACCGCTGGGATTGGACTGGCGTGTATGAGGTAGCCACTCAACCCTGGGAATACACAGAAACAGATATAAGAACCGGCCGTCTGGTATCCAAGCCGAAGTCTTGCTGTACCACTTGTTGGGTAAAAGATACAGTGAGTGCCATTAGAGTTTCTGATGACAGGTTGTTCAACGGAAATTTTGTGCAGTCACAGCAGGTGGCCACCATCCCAGTTACACCCCAGACGTTGAACATCAGGTATCGGGTAGAAATACGCCAATACTCTCTTTCAGAAACCGCTTATGATTACTGGCGTGTTATGGAAATGCAAACGGCCAAGACAGGTTCTGTGCTAGATCCGCCTCCGGCTAACGCCAAAAGCAATCTCTACAACGTCAACGACCCAGAAGAGATGGTGATCGGGTATTTTGGGGCATCGGCTGTTTCGCGGCAGGTGGTGAACCTGAACCGCTCAGACGTGCCCAACCCGCCGCCCCTGCTGGATTATGATGACGATTGCCGTGTCATTCTCAACAGCACTACCATTAGGCCTTCTTTCTGGTAA
- a CDS encoding radical SAM protein: MRIIHHPVLANYYVTYRCNAKCSFCDIWEKPSPYIKLEDVIQNLKDLRRLGVNVVDFTGGEPLLHRQIDLFLGAAQEMGFITTLTTNGMLYPKWAERLKGKVDMLHFSLDSADKTEHDTGRGVACFDFVLESIQIAKSLGERPDILFTVFKHNLNQIERVYQEICLPNKLMLLLNPAFEYNQVETGEQLSEEELEYLVRFSKQKYVYLNEAFVQLRKDGGNHIDKPVCKAASTTLVISPENELVLPCYHLGAKTFPINGQLYEKYTSQEVKEQIALEGRLPACEGCTINCYMQPSFAVELNRYWWKALPSTLKYNLRKGTWKRMLS, from the coding sequence ATGCGCATCATCCATCATCCTGTTCTGGCCAATTACTACGTGACGTACCGGTGCAACGCCAAGTGCTCTTTCTGTGACATTTGGGAAAAGCCTTCGCCGTACATTAAGTTGGAGGACGTGATCCAGAACCTGAAAGACCTGCGCAGATTGGGTGTGAACGTGGTGGACTTTACCGGCGGCGAGCCACTGCTGCACCGTCAGATTGACTTGTTTCTGGGTGCGGCGCAGGAGATGGGTTTCATCACTACGCTCACCACCAACGGCATGCTCTACCCCAAGTGGGCCGAACGCCTCAAAGGCAAGGTAGACATGCTGCACTTCTCCCTGGACTCCGCAGACAAAACCGAGCATGACACCGGCCGGGGCGTGGCTTGTTTTGACTTCGTGCTGGAGTCTATTCAAATAGCCAAAAGCCTGGGGGAACGGCCTGACATTCTGTTCACGGTGTTTAAGCACAACCTGAACCAGATAGAGCGGGTGTACCAGGAAATCTGCCTGCCCAACAAACTCATGCTGCTCTTGAACCCGGCCTTTGAGTACAACCAGGTGGAGACGGGGGAACAGCTGTCTGAAGAAGAGTTGGAATACCTGGTCAGATTCAGCAAGCAGAAGTACGTGTATTTGAACGAAGCCTTCGTGCAGTTGCGCAAGGACGGCGGCAACCACATTGACAAACCCGTCTGCAAAGCAGCCAGCACTACGTTGGTCATCTCTCCGGAGAATGAATTGGTACTGCCGTGCTACCACCTAGGCGCGAAGACGTTTCCCATTAATGGCCAGTTGTATGAGAAATATACCTCTCAAGAAGTAAAAGAACAGATTGCCTTGGAAGGTCGGCTGCCCGCCTGTGAGGGCTGTACCATCAACTGCTACATGCAACCCAGCTTTGCCGTGGAACTCAACCGCTACTGGTGGAAGGCGCTGCCCAGCACCCTCAAGTACAACCTGCGCAAAGGCACCTGGAAACGGATGTTGTCTTAG
- a CDS encoding MBL fold metallo-hydrolase, producing MNFTFLGTGGAFDTDYGNSAALVSFKESTILLDCGFTVYPTLRQHQLTRTLDYIMITHLHNDHTGSLANVLLHCHYYNKGCRPTILYPDDDFRSELYEFLRLQLQKPEKFAEFLPISEMPGITAVDTFGQHAENYQTYAYIFEDSTNRIVYSGDLGQPEALFSHIRSLPPRPTCIYHDITFNEQNTAHTYYKKLIPLVGDYKLYGYHCDPTKNPQDNPFPLVYHQSSLMLAPYQPQYSNPV from the coding sequence ATGAATTTCACCTTCTTAGGCACCGGCGGCGCATTTGACACAGACTACGGAAACTCTGCCGCCCTTGTCTCCTTTAAAGAAAGCACCATTCTATTGGATTGCGGTTTTACGGTATACCCCACCCTGCGCCAGCACCAATTGACGCGTACCCTGGACTATATCATGATCACGCACCTGCACAATGACCATACTGGCAGCCTGGCCAATGTCTTGCTGCACTGCCACTACTATAACAAAGGCTGTAGGCCTACCATTCTGTACCCAGATGATGATTTCAGGAGCGAGCTGTATGAGTTTTTACGGCTGCAGCTGCAGAAGCCAGAGAAGTTTGCCGAGTTTCTTCCTATTTCTGAGATGCCGGGCATTACGGCGGTAGACACCTTTGGCCAGCACGCCGAAAACTACCAGACCTACGCCTACATCTTTGAGGACAGTACCAACCGCATTGTCTACTCAGGAGACCTGGGCCAGCCCGAGGCCCTCTTCTCCCACATCAGAAGCCTGCCACCGCGCCCCACCTGCATCTACCATGACATCACGTTTAATGAGCAGAACACGGCGCACACGTATTACAAAAAATTGATTCCGCTGGTGGGCGACTACAAGCTGTACGGCTACCACTGTGATCCTACCAAAAATCCCCAGGACAATCCCTTTCCTTTGGTCTATCACCAGTCCAGCCTGATGCTGGCGCCCTACCAGCCCCAGTACAGCAACCCCGTTTAA